Sequence from the Hoplias malabaricus isolate fHopMal1 chromosome 10, fHopMal1.hap1, whole genome shotgun sequence genome:
AACGTTTCAATTATCTTGCAGTTTTCTTACATCACAGATATGGACTAggtctgaaacacctgtcattgtagtgtgggaggtttcatggctaaactggagcagcctggtggccaatcttcattaactgcacattgcaccagtaagaccatgtgtatccaatggttcaaacactgtgtcctgaaggcgatgccgtgtatcaggacgacaatgcaccaatacacacagcgagactggtgaaagattggtttgatgaacatgaaagtgaagttgaacatctcccatggcctgcacagtcaccagatctaaatattattgagccactttggggtgttttggaggagcgagtcaggaaacgttttcctccaccagcatcacgtagagacctggccactatcctgcaagaagaatggcttcaaatccctctgaccactgtgcaggacttgtgtatgtcattccccagacgaactgacgctgtatcggccgcaaaaggaggccctacaccatactaataaattattgtggtctaaaaccaggtgtttcacgttcactgtctaacccctgtaagTCGATGCGGTGATACTCAGCTCGGTTTATGAGTGATCACCTGAGAGATGTTGACTCCAGTCAGTTTCTCCACCGCAGCAGGAAGGCGGGTCATGATGTCCAGGACTTCTCCAGTCAGTTTGGCCGCTCCCACCTCAGAACCGCCGCTGGAAACCATCGTGACCTTCTGGACTGCTGAGAGGGGCTTACTGATCTCTTCAGCCATCTTCATCAGAAAACAAATGTCAGGTATTTACAAATAATTCTTACAAAAattctgttgctgcagagttgACCGGTTCATTTCTACAAACATTCAAAAAATATGGAATCTGTGTTGTGTGTCATATAATGtgatataatttaataatgcacaaaaatgaaaatgattggctaaTATAAAACCctacaataaattaaatatattcaataaatgtgccaaaaaaagaaacagcttTCACAAACATAGATATTGGTCGTACAAGGCCATGAACTCcattttatgatgtaaaaaTTAACTAGAAgtgagctttatttatttatttatttttatttccaaaGGTTggccagatctgagatggtgaaagagaggacacgtctcgcccctcgctgccgttgtgcgcttagctgaacctatgtgtgctttcaGGTCCTTCACACCTTTATtagctacacaaaacatgggaatttcttttttaattcatccgagaacttgcatttacgtttcggcatagctgctcgagatgagggtgggtacatgagcttttcctgacgtaaacaaggactactgacgtgcagataTTTGGTTTATGGCACtgttttgttacatttaaaacaatactGATTGTGTTAGCATGCTAGCATTGGACTGTTCCCTGCTTCTGATATTTGCAgaagatatatttttaaagcaccAGGGCccatattaataattttaaaataaataattaaataaataaaaataagaacgAAACATACACATCTACTTGCAAACAGTAAAATGGAAAGTGATCCCCTTTTTCAGGAGGAACAGGACTGACCAAAGGCAGCTTCTCCAGCAGCATGTCCACCATGGCTCCTTCTTTGTACTGTTTAAAAGCTTCTGCCTTCTTGGCCATCTGCTCGGCTTCAGCACGGCCCTTAGCTGCCAAAGCAAATGCCTCGGCCTCACCCttcatctgagagagagagacagagcgagcgagtgagagtgtgagggggtgagatagagagaggtgTGTACATATTCCTTAAAATAAAGCAAAGCGGtagagcacaacgtgcaaaaaAAAAGGCTATTTACAACTTACTCGAACAGCTTCTGCCTCAGCTTCAGCCTCCATGATCAACTGGAGTCTGCAGAGAATGGAGAAAAGATAAACTCACTGCCTCCAacactttctctttttataattattatttacttattttactcCTCCTGTCCAATTTAGTTGTTGCCAATCCCTGTTACATATGTTTCAGTACTCTTCTCAGACACGACTGTAGCTTTAGTGGGTTAGTATTTAAAGCTTTGCTAACCGTTCAGCCTCAGCCAGTTTCTCCAGCCGGTATCTCTCAGCTTCAGCTGGTATCTTGACCTTAGCCTCGAGTTCTTTCTCCTTGCGTGTAATTTCCTGTTCCTGCAGAGTAATCTGCTGTGTGCGCTCCACCACCTTCACCTGCATCTTCTCCTCCTCAATCCGCTGCTTTGTCTTAGCCACCTAATAGAAAGGGCAGAGGGCAGAAGGCTTTTACTATTGTTCTCTTTaaatgacacacacaaaatcaactTGCATACTCATAGTTGTGACTTGTGGAGGCCTTTCTGACTTCTGAACTTGTGTGAGTTATGAAGGGAGTTCCTACATTAAGCTACAGAGATTTATGAGGGCTTTACCACATAAGAATTAGTGGGTAATTTGCCCCTATAATGGATTATTAAGGCTCTATAATTATTGAATAGTGTTCTCTagtgctcagttctctttcccAACATGCAGGTTACCACTGATTACCATCACACAACTTCTGTACCTGAAGCTGATAGGCCATCTCAGACTCTGCCTTCTTGGTGTTAACCTCAATGTCATAGGCAGCTTTCTTCAGCTCGTAGTCTCTCTGAGCCTTCGCCATCTCGATCTCGTTCACATACTGCGCTGATACCTTCTCTTGCATGGCATGtgcctcctacacacacacacacccaagcaCATTCAGACGGCTTTTAGGAAAGACTCGGGACATCAGGATAAAACAGTTATTAAGTAATAAAAACATCAGCAAAATCAATGCCTTTAACTTCTGTAACAGTAACTCAAACAAAATCAAGCAAGCCAGGAAACTCCATTAGCTAGATTAATAACtttaaagcaaataaaatgaTTAGTAATcttttaaaaccttaaaaaggGCTATTAGTATTATATTTCTGAATAATGTTGATATGTGGTTTGTTGTCATTTGGTAACGTTTCCTATAGAAACACAAAGGCAGTGTTTATAATGCATTATGCATCCATTTAAGCATGTTATTAAAGTGTTAATGGATTACAAGCCCGTTGCTAAAAGCATGGTATTCACAGAAAAAAGGCCTTACCCTAATGACTGCGTCTCTCTTGTACTGAGCCTCTCCAATGCGAGCGTCCCTCTGAACTTGTGCCGTACGGGCTTTACCCAGAGAGTGGAGGTAGTCCTTAGAGAGGAGTAGCACAGCGTCAGTAAAGGGTTAATCATGAAGTCATTTCAAAGGCTGCTGGTGTTAATCacataatgttaaaaatgaaaaactacAAAACTGGAGATACTAAGGGACcgtgattatgtgtgtgtgtgtttgtgtgtgtgggtgttgtcAACCGTTACCTGGTCATCATGCACGTCTTTGAGTGTGTAACTGACCACGCCAATGCCCATGTTCACCAAGTCAGAGGAAGCCACCTTGAACACTTGCTCTGAAAACTTCTTACGATCTTGATAGATCTCCTATAAGCAAATAAAATGCACGCAAAGTAACATTGCACAACATTGATGATTACACAATGGATAAACATACTTTAGCAAGAACAGAATGCGAGTAGGAAAAGGACAATATGAAAAAGTTGTGTCACATTGACACAGAATCATTTCATTATTGTtaaaaatcaactaaaagcaatttgatacattcattcattcattatctgtaagcgcttatccagttcagggttgcggtgggtccagagcctacctggaatcattgggcgcaaggcggaaatacaccctggagggggcgccagtccttcacagggcaatttgATACAATTAACTGTATTTGGCTGATGTTAAATGTgccaaaaaatgttttaaatgtcaaGTCAAATCAtgtgttttcatatttttcaaagtgaaaataagtcGCTCGGCATTTGCatactttaaaggctaagcactacttaatggacctccatgaatatttcacattattttagtgactgacagatataagtatgaattaaaatgaaaatagcagcttaatttgctttaaaactgagaattttattaaattgacggaaaaacccgagctcgctacggaaattcttgaacgcgaccgtgacgtcactggtggacaacagctgaacaacgccgcggtaaaacaccgttatgactgactgttatgacagtatctagctaaataaccaacattattcatgacaatagcctagcaataagctaaactcaaatgtagaggtaccgttattcttgtaaatgtgatcgaagtcgaactcgaattcctccgacactataaacctccgtaatgcagctacgtagccgagtataatctgagacaccgagtttagcgagtcaagctaacgttaactaacaccaactaaaacaggcgaagtgagtgtccttaccctgtttacctccatgttacagaggctcttgaacacctttcgttggtgtccttacatgcccatattgttggaaaagcgccagtgaaatgagctacagataacggagtgagcggatggtcctttccaaagtgcccgttttaagttgacaaatttagtccattttctggatattttgggatctttgggccatttgttcacagatgtcccactgtacattgaatgattgcagccaaaaacaacacaccttttcgtcattttgcattaaattaagtgcagcttctagagttgttgtccaccatctacgtcacaggcaagacgcctattagagtttcccaacaccgctggggggggggcaccaacggtcttttaaagttaggaactcaaattccactgtatttatttgtttgacactttcatacagctggtgcttagcctttaatgcaCTATCACTCATTATCTGCTGAATTcaccaaataaaaaacaattaaatacaaGTGTTAAGtgcaaaaatgtacaataaaactAAACTGTTTTCACCTggaaaaattaacaaaacatcaTTATATACTATACTGCACTCtttgtgtgcgtgcgtgcgtgcgtgtgtgtgtacctccACAGTCAAGTGTGCGATGATGGCTCTCTGATGACCCTCCAGGGTCTCCAGGGCAATATGAGAAATCTCAGACTCTGATTTGCCCATGAACATCTGACAGGCCGTTGCCAACATCTCCTTATTTTGACCCTGGATCTTCACCTGCAGAAAACAGACACATCTCAGCGTTCACATccagaagaacagagagagaaacagagagcttttgtgggtgtttgtgtgtacacatATTTTTATGGTTGACCTGTGCAATGCCAGTGACTGAGATAGGGACTCCATGCCTGGTGTAGACTTTGTCACTCTTTACGTTCAGCGTGAGTGTATTCAGAGATATtctaaaatgagagagagagagagacagagagagagacagacagagagacagacagagagagacagacagagagacagagtgacggagtgagagagacagagagagagtgacagagagacagagagaaagagacagacacagagagagtgacagagagagagaattattcAGTGATGCAAGTACAGGTGAATGTTTGTTTGCATGTTAGAACACACATGGCCAAACCAAACTGTTTAGTGCACATTTCCTTTTTTAATCCTTAGGTATTTGCTCATGTTACAAACTGCCTCCAATGCAAAGCCACACTGCTTAACCGCCCAGATCTGTAACATCACCTGACAGACGACCATACCGAATAGAGCAAGGCTACAGCATCAAATAAAAAGCCAGTTTAAGCATCAAATAACAGAGGATTCAgctaaacacagactgaaatggACAGAATAAAGTCAATTACCTCTGGATCTGCTGAATGCAtggaaacacaaacactctccctccAGAAATCATAAGCGGAGGCGTACGCCCACAGCCTGAGACGAGAGAAGAAATAAAAGAGGGACAGAGCAGAACAGTGAATGACTCCATGACGTCTTATAAAACGTTACAATTATTATATGTCttctaatattttaaaacaaagcacTGTACCAAGAATTAATTAAACAGTTTTAATATTGTCCCCAAAATACTTCattcaacaaaatataatgtaaaaagaCGTAAACATACAATATACAAGGAAATAAACAATCAGTATCTCTAGATCAAGTTTAGGTCTCTATCGCCTCCCAATTTTAAATCTGCTGTAAAAATGTCAGTGGTATTTAGTGTTAACAGATCCTCAGTCTGTCTGTGGGTCATTCCTGAAGAAGGGAATGTGGGACACCACCCACCACAGATTTTGGAGCAGCTGATAAGATGTCAGGGATTCCAAAGACACAGTTATGCCAGGATCAGCCTACACAAGTTTAGACCAATTTTGACACAACAAACGTCCAGTGTCTAAACTCAATATAAGGAAACAAGGAATGGGCCGTGTAGTGCGACATAACCAAATAACAGTGATGTTCCCTGACACCTCCGTGAAAACCTAGCATGGTATTTATCTCCCATGACATGTTCTTTGACGTTGACCAATAGGAGGACAGAGCGCTCTCTGGGGAACATGAGTAAACATGGGGAAATA
This genomic interval carries:
- the flot1b gene encoding flotillin-1b, encoding MFYTCGPNEAMVVSGCGRTPPLMISGGRVFVFPCIQQIQRISLNTLTLNVKSDKVYTRHGVPISVTGIAQVKIQGQNKEMLATACQMFMGKSESEISHIALETLEGHQRAIIAHLTVEEIYQDRKKFSEQVFKVASSDLVNMGIGVVSYTLKDVHDDQDYLHSLGKARTAQVQRDARIGEAQYKRDAVIREAHAMQEKVSAQYVNEIEMAKAQRDYELKKAAYDIEVNTKKAESEMAYQLQVAKTKQRIEEEKMQVKVVERTQQITLQEQEITRKEKELEAKVKIPAEAERYRLEKLAEAERLQLIMEAEAEAEAVRMKGEAEAFALAAKGRAEAEQMAKKAEAFKQYKEGAMVDMLLEKLPLMAEEISKPLSAVQKVTMVSSGGSEVGAAKLTGEVLDIMTRLPAAVEKLTGVNISQVSSTRMG